ACATGGTCACGATTTGAAAGACAATTTTACTAAGGAAGATACATAAAAGGCAATAAAGCTAtaaattttatctatttttttttgaatgtcaaaattgaaaaatttttctccttatcatttgcgaaaaatttatcaaagtcGTTCAAAGTTCAACATCAGAAAGGTCTCTTCGGTGCATGTTCGTTTTGGTTCGTTGCGATCAGAGTCTGTTTTGTCAGCTCACAGGTGGATGAGGTGGACTTTTCTCAGGACCTGCTGAGTGTTGAACTTTCGTGTTCCTGATCATACCAGAAATTTCCATGGAAGTTATGAATTTCTTGCGTCATCTTTATGGAATTTTTATGGTGTTGTTGTGAAGTTATGATTGATTGTGCAGTTGCAATATTGCATCACATACGGTAACGGTATTGTTTTTATTCCGTCGTTAGTTATGGTCACTTTACTTAGTTGATTCGATGATTCAAGACATATTCAAATTTATCTTGTGGTATATTTTGTAATTGCTTACTCTCTTTTAGTGATAaagttgtgtatttttttagttGGGATTAATTTTCGACGACATGGACTTCAataaaagtgagatttttcattcatcttgaatgtaaaaattcatacaaTTTCATTACGTCAATTGTTCGATTCACGATACCTATGTTTACAGGAAATCGAGGTGGAGGCGGAAAGAAATCTGGTCGCGGTGGTTTTCATCAGCAGCAAGATCGTGGTCAGTCAAGATCCAATGATCCACCTGCAGAATCCGGTCATTCTGGGCCAGCTGGGCGTGGCACACCGCCACATCATCAATATAGCCCAAGAGCTGGTGGCTCTGCAGGACGCAGTTATCATGATCCTGGTTCCGGCGGTCGTCCTACGCCTCATCAACAACAACGTCCGTTTTTACCAACCCAACCGGATCCAAGATTCCGTGCACCTTTTCCTGTGCATCAAGGAGGACCGCCAGTACGTTGGGGACCGCCTGGAGGACAAAGACCACCGAGGCCTGCTACTGCACCTCAGCTAACGCCACTCCCTTCCGAACCTTCTGCCAACTCCTCGATTCGTGATCAGCCTGCTGCGTCAGCTTGGGGCTCGAAGAGTGCTTCCAGCTCAAATGAGGTACCAGCCCGAGATCCTCAGCCAGGTGGTGCATGGTCTCGAAAACCTGATCCTGAACAACCCGGTGCAAAAGCTGTAGTTTCGATAAGCACATCAGGAGGAGGAGATTTTAAACCTGAAGTTGCACAGCCCCAAGTGCCCGAAAAATCTGCCGAAGCGCAGGCATCTTCTTCGTCGAAATCTGGcaagaagaagaaaaggaaAGGAGGCTCAGGCATTGTAGACAAACCATTAGAAGAATCGTTCGAAACGGCTCTTGTATTGGGTAAGATATCCTTTGGTCAAATTCATGTTGTTTCATGCTGAATTTTAACGTTTGTCTGTTCGTATTCGTAGGTTTGGGTactaaaactgaaaccaatCCTACGAAGCCCTTACAAGGTACGTTATCGTTAAGAGTAATTTTTGATCGAAGAAATTTTCGAGTCCTAATTTGTGATCACTTTTTACAGAACCTGTCAAAACAACGGCACCGTTGTATAATATACCAAAGAGACCTAAGGGTACTCTGGTACACCCTGCGAAATACTTCCAGAATGAGAGAGGAAATCTTGTGGAAGTCAACTTTTTACGTATCGAATTGAAGAAcctcaaactgaaaatttttcaatacgatGTTTCCTTTGAACCTGAAAAACGTCGAGACTTATTCAGGTAACCTTCATTCTTCATtctttgagtgatttttgtTCGATAGTTATAAAATTGTTATTAAACTCATGTTTAATGTTGTTGTATTTACAGGGAAGCGTTGcgattattatttgaaaaaaatgggattaATAGGCATCCGGCACACGACGGTCGTAAACAAATATACGTCGCTGGTTCTAAAATACGTTTCCCTGGTGGTACTGATTCGGTAAGTAAATGTCCAGACGAAATTACGAATCATGAGAAAAGATTAAGCTAGATTTTATTTCACATCATTTACCTTACGTTTACAGTTTACGGGCGATGTTGAAGTATCGTACGAAGAAGGACGTCATATCGACTACATAATTACGGTTAAACTTTCGAGGGAGATGGATTTGCAGTCGTTAACCGAATACATGAGAAATGGTTCATCTTTACGTCCATTCGATGTCCAACCGTTGGAAATAGCTTTGATGCACCCTGCGATATCTAATAATTTGTAAGAACATTTATTGAACATCTTGTatgtaatattgaaaattatctaaTGCTACCTTTGCTGTTTCAGAATCAAAGCTGGGCGTTCATTTTTCACTCGGCAAGATAATGCCGAGTACCTGGGTAACGGAATGGATCTTTGGAAAGGTCATACTCAGAGTGTGGTTATACCTTGGTTAGACGAGAGCAAAGGAACGCCGAATTTATATCTAAATGTTGATGGTAAAgcgtctttttttaaaaatgatttattcCGATTTTAGGACCTGCGAGTTGATGAATTAAGTGAAactatattcgtaattttgattaCAGTTGCTCATAAAGGGTTTCCACGAGCGCAACGTGTCATCGATTACATTCGCAATGAGTTTTTTTCCAGAGGTCCACAGATACAGAATGATTCGAATTTAGCGCCATGGCAGCGTGAtatcgctcaaaattttttgaaaaatataaaagtgTCGTACGACGATCGTGGCAGAAAACGTACCTTCAAAGTGGATTCTCTCGATCTATCAGCCAGAGATGCTAGGTTAGAATAAACAACATGTAGTCTGTTTAACTTTACCGTGTTGataattttcttccatttcgTTAATGGTATCACTTTCAACTTGATAGATTTGAGCGGGATGGACATAGAATCACAGTAGAGGAGTATTTCCGAACTGACAAACGTATAACGTTGAAGTATCCCAACTTGCCCTGTATAAATTCTCGTGGTCGACTTTTTCCAATGGAAGTGAGTAAATTGCATGTTTATACGAaactatttgaatatttcaccATGTTCAGTTGTTATATTTCTTCCGTAATTACAGCTATGCTCTGTGGTTCCGAATCAAGTAGTTAATAAGGCATTGGACCGTAATCAAACTGATCAGATGGTATCAAAAGCTGCAACTTCTActactgaaagaaaaaaaacaatcactgAATCGGTATGattcaattatttaaaagtGTTTAGTCGAGTTcgacttttagaatttttcctatcatgatttttttttcattccacaGCTAAAGAAAGTGAAATTCAATGAAGACGAGTGTGTAAAAGAATTCGATTTAACTGTTAATACTACTTTCGAAACAGTCACCAGTTATGAACTGAAGCCGCCATCCATTCAGTATGCCAAAGTGAGTAAATTTTATGCAACAAGCGAATTTTTGTTGTCAGCTTGTCTCTCATGTCATTAATAAGTATTTtctcatccatttttttttttcttgaacagAAAATCGTACCTGTGGAAAAGGGCGAGTGGAGACAAAACGATTACTTCATAGAACCAGTAAATTTATCGAGATGGGTACTTATAAACACAGTTGATAGAATAGACGATACTTGCGTTGGGTGCGTAAACACTAACAGTAATTTTTCGAAGCATCTAATATTCTGAATCGTTAATTTCatgtatttattcatttttcagaaatgttatTAGAGAATTACAAAATGCAGGCCGTTTTTGCGGCATGCAAGTTGGGAATCCGCGACAAGTTGAGTTGTACCGTTTTCGTAATGAAGACGATTTCGtccagatttttgaagaatggaAGAAAAAAGGTGCTCAGTGGTTTATGGTGATTATAAAGGATAACGATTCTTCTACGTATGGTGAGTGCTTTTAGTTGTCTCATTAACTTACTAGTTGTACAAGTCAACAGAAGTGAGGAAATCTCCTTTGAATTGTAGGTTATGTAAAAAGGGCAGCCGAACTTCGGGTAGGAGTCGTGACACAATGCTTGGTAGCTGGAACTGCGCGACAAACGTTAGGGCCACGACCACGTTTCGGTGCGACGGCCAAAAATCTTTTATTGAAGTTGAACACGAAGATGGCCGGTGTCAATCACTCACTCGCTGATGATGATTTGAAGTAAGTGAGAGTTCGCAGTGCTAAGatttacttacaagggaacctcttgaggtgtcacactccgatttgaacgggaccgcgatttttgaaaagagcatagtaacccccaaaaccaaattttcagctgcctaagttcatttttcgatttttggcgaatttttgaaaattcaaaattgactgtttttggcgatttatgcattttttaaaaaaaagtacgtacttgatcaataaaaatggtcaaaataagtcccaaaactaatattatttacccaaatccaaatttcaccatttccagccattctggagcctccagcgcgacttttcaatttctccagaattttgaatttgctccaacaggcgtgaatatgcagttgggcagctaaaaatcgagttgtatattacactcgacctgtttaacgagtttatccacatttgagccgattttgagagtggcACCTcaggagtggttttttgaggtgtcactatcgctccaaaacggctggaaaatGGTAGAagttgcgctccgggggttagttcttgaagaaatgcagatcttttgattttttggattttttaattttgaaaaaagctggtcaaaaaaccacttttgaggtgtcactcccaaaaacggctcaaatgtagataaactcgttaaacaggtcgagtataatacacaactcgattttagctgcccaactgcatattcacgccttctggatcaaattcaaaattctggaaaaattgaaaaatcgtgctggaggctccagaatggctggaaatggtaaaatttggatttggggggttagtttttgacaaaatacagcgattcgcgtgaatttcaaaaatttccacacaaacgcgaaacttttgactttttggattttttaattttgaaaaaagctggtaaaaaaaccacttttgaggtgtcactctcaaaataggctcaaatgtggataaactcattaaacaggtcgagtgtaatatagaactcgatttttagctgcccaactgcatattcacgccttctggagcaaattcaaaattctggagaaattgaaaagtcgcgctggaggctccagaatggctggaaatggtgaaatttggatttgggtaattaatattagttttgggacttattttgaccatttttattgatcaagtacgtactttttaaaaacatgcataaatcgccaaaaacagtaaattttgaattttcaaaaattcgccaaaaatcgaaaaatgaacttgggcagctgaaaatttggttttggtggttttagactatgctctttccaaaaatcgcgttcccgttcaaattggagtcagacacctcaagagattcccttattgaaaacaaattctttcgaatatttttttgtgtgctCATTCacatgttttttgtttcagaccAGAGATTTTGAACGAAGATGTAATGATCGTCGGAGCCGATGTTACACATCCGCCACCAGATTCGCGAGATCTGTCTATCGCTGCTGTAAGTTTGCTGATTGAAGTTGTGTTGGAGTATAGTTTTATCACCTCTGataatttaaaatacctacttacttacataatttttgggtaaatttagGTGGTTGCGTCGCATGATGGATTCACGTTTCAGTTCAACATGCAATACCGATTGCAAGCGCCTCGTAATGAGATGATCCGTGATTTGAAGAGTATTATGGAGACTCAGATATCATTCTACCAGGAGAAAACTGGTAAACTCCCAAAACGTATATTGTACTATCGTGACGGTGTCGCGGATAGTCAATTTGAGAAGGTGAGATGCTTGATAAATCTACTGgatgaattaaaatgaaaaatttcaatgattttcgtATCGATGTTGTGATCTCCAAATTCTTATGTTGATACCTATTTAATCAGTTATTATTGTAGGACTCGCACTCGTTTACTTCCTAAAtcgttctctttttttttcttcaaaaattcaatttctaaagataattttttttctagaattaggtacttaaaattccattttttatcacttttttgtcagtTGAAAGTTGGttcttcctttttcaaaaattattaaaaaatttgctttcaaGAAAACGTCTAGGTATCTCGCTATTTtccaaatccccccccccccccaatgaatTGCtaaaataattgatgaaaaaaaaaagaaaacgatttttgaatctgaagtaaaaattataaattgtgACTATGGTCTTTTGGTTGGTAATATCTGATCCACGCTCCGAACGAAAATACTGAATGCATGTTGagatgagaaatatttttttacattttttgtctcTGAATacttaattttatatttcaatttccCTTTCTCAGGTTCTATCATATGAAGTTACTGCTATTCGTCAAGCTTTCGCTAAACTCGAGACGAAACCTACTCTCACGTTTATAATAGTTCAGAAAAGACACCATACGAGATTCTTCCCGAGTGTAGATATGTCTGACTATGACAGAACCAAGAAAGTTAATTATCAAAATGTGAGACCCGGTACcgtagttgatgaaaaaataactcaTCCGACGGAGATTAATTTTTATCTGGTCAGCCACAAAAGCATTAAAGTACGtgtattatttaataattttttactatGCAGTGGTTTGCTTTGAACGTGATGAGCTTATGAGAATAATGAACTATTTTATTACAATTCCAGGGTACAGCCAGACCAACGAAGTACCATTTGTTGTACGACGATAGTTCTCCCGCTATCGATTTGATTTCGCTGGAACGATTGACGTACTATCTTTGCCATACGTACGCCCGCTGTAACCGATCAGTTTCATATCCGGCACCCACCTATTATGCGCATTGGGCTGCTTTCAGAGCCAAAGCATGGTGGAGCAAGtgagtagaatttttttcttactattAGTCAAACAATGTAACTCGATACTAACTTACGTATTGTTTTCGGGGTTTTTTCCTAGTATTTTCAAGGAGTACAGGCAAAAGGGCAAGGATCCTGCGACGTTGATTAACGAGCAAGATCAACGTGGACGAGTGCTCGATGACGTCGTGACTAACACGCCTatgtttttcatttgaaataaaatatcgtcGAGATGGTCTTCTGAGGTGTACGATGCtatgaaataatattaaaataatgtaGCCTACTTATTAATAATCGCTTTATATAATTCTAAAATACATTATTCCTTATTAAACAATAAACAATTTCTGACGGTGACTTATTTTcgtttaatttctaaaaaaaaaactgaaagtgaatgaagatttcatattttgtctggcatttaaattcaaaaaatagaaaattgactGAATGGTGAGTGCAGTAGTGCACGCCATCCACTAGTAAGCTGACAAAACAGGTTTCAGTGCGCTggagaaagttcaaaaaagcatcaCTAGACAGTGCTCAATACACTACGTCTTTCAGCTTCAACGTTGGCTGTGaatttgctgtaaaaatttcgaaattcttaGAATTTCTGCAGCTGCTACAGCGACAGCAAATTCTACCgcgtgatttttaaattttaattcaaacttTGATAATTCCGTTTCAATTTCTAGTATATTTCGGTGACAGTTTAATTAATTGACCGCTTAGAAATCCCATCGAACTAGAGAGGTATCGTATATGAGACGAACATCGAAATGGAGAATGTATCTGCGTTTATGATGCATCACGTAGTCAATAAATCCGCCGGTAATCCAAACAAGAAAAACAAGAAACGCAGAAAAGCTCGTAAGAATTCGCCCAACATATTAGAAAACGGCATAACGAAGAAAAAAGATCTCGTAGCTCGAGGAAATCCGgtgaaagctttgaaaaaagtaaacgaAAATATCCTATCACCTAAACCTACAGCGAGTCCCAAGATCAAAGACAGTCAAGTGAATAAAACTCCCTCTAAGAGTCCTAAAAGTAAATCATCCGAGAATGAAAAGCTCTCGTCAGTTCAGCGCTCAACATCACCGACCAAACAGCAGTCTCCGAACACTCCTAAGATCAGCGAAACTCGTGTCAAATCTACTCCAAGTTCTAGTTCTAAAAGTAAATCAATCAGTTTCGAAAACAGCTTCCAAACGAAACGACTT
The sequence above is a segment of the Planococcus citri chromosome 3, ihPlaCitr1.1, whole genome shotgun sequence genome. Coding sequences within it:
- the LOC135841834 gene encoding protein argonaute-2-like, coding for MDFNKRNRGGGGKKSGRGGFHQQQDRGQSRSNDPPAESGHSGPAGRGTPPHHQYSPRAGGSAGRSYHDPGSGGRPTPHQQQRPFLPTQPDPRFRAPFPVHQGGPPVRWGPPGGQRPPRPATAPQLTPLPSEPSANSSIRDQPAASAWGSKSASSSNEVPARDPQPGGAWSRKPDPEQPGAKAVVSISTSGGGDFKPEVAQPQVPEKSAEAQASSSSKSGKKKKRKGGSGIVDKPLEESFETALVLGLGTKTETNPTKPLQEPVKTTAPLYNIPKRPKGTLVHPAKYFQNERGNLVEVNFLRIELKNLKLKIFQYDVSFEPEKRRDLFREALRLLFEKNGINRHPAHDGRKQIYVAGSKIRFPGGTDSFTGDVEVSYEEGRHIDYIITVKLSREMDLQSLTEYMRNGSSLRPFDVQPLEIALMHPAISNNLIKAGRSFFTRQDNAEYLGNGMDLWKGHTQSVVIPWLDESKGTPNLYLNVDVAHKGFPRAQRVIDYIRNEFFSRGPQIQNDSNLAPWQRDIAQNFLKNIKVSYDDRGRKRTFKVDSLDLSARDARFERDGHRITVEEYFRTDKRITLKYPNLPCINSRGRLFPMELCSVVPNQVVNKALDRNQTDQMVSKAATSTTERKKTITESLKKVKFNEDECVKEFDLTVNTTFETVTSYELKPPSIQYAKKIVPVEKGEWRQNDYFIEPVNLSRWVLINTVDRIDDTCVGNVIRELQNAGRFCGMQVGNPRQVELYRFRNEDDFVQIFEEWKKKGAQWFMVIIKDNDSSTYGYVKRAAELRVGVVTQCLVAGTARQTLGPRPRFGATAKNLLLKLNTKMAGVNHSLADDDLKPEILNEDVMIVGADVTHPPPDSRDLSIAAVVASHDGFTFQFNMQYRLQAPRNEMIRDLKSIMETQISFYQEKTGKLPKRILYYRDGVADSQFEKVLSYEVTAIRQAFAKLETKPTLTFIIVQKRHHTRFFPSVDMSDYDRTKKVNYQNVRPGTVVDEKITHPTEINFYLVSHKSIKGTARPTKYHLLYDDSSPAIDLISLERLTYYLCHTYARCNRSVSYPAPTYYAHWAAFRAKAWWSNIFKEYRQKGKDPATLINEQDQRGRVLDDVVTNTPMFFI